One segment of Salvelinus fontinalis isolate EN_2023a chromosome 42, ASM2944872v1, whole genome shotgun sequence DNA contains the following:
- the LOC129841415 gene encoding zinc finger and SCAN domain-containing protein 12-like, with translation MAGNSNGMVFHTQIASIMEVLANAAVAEICKLVDDDYAVFRLEITQSQKENRALRKKVLELKVARERAERTTRERVLASRVKIMDRYRGMARGEGHLTAGHRSFVKPAGHNSWRVDQLITIDEGSGTSTQQVIVIESADGEAAGHEVKQERSEGEEDPWHSRDIKTGVAGAPPVATEDPTTAPAQPRIRHSITEISGTQNAVLKSETDTKTLTVHTGSDHRSDPERLGLRRLGCPPAPGSEYLPVFHQSQRRVNSRGDGNALDTEVDDPSCSYATEMDPGNISLGLETQNDLSRGDWNQYSSSVYTDSCLDKKGEVIVVDEVTVKVERDVPPTWNADSHQGDRHSQGRDFLDYRESLETNPNVTTHSPLHALRDCDLVSTSMGHSDSHLFDQVLNSNDWARAQAQEGGATSGNSKEKRFLCMFCNKGFSCLQKVEIHQRVHTGEKPYSCNQCEKRFSRQDHLKRHQMVHTGEKPYSCTQCHMRFAQAGHLKMHLKVHTGERHFACTHCGKRFSERSYLRIHQQKKHSTL, from the exons aTGGCCGGTAACTCTAACGGTATGGTatttcacactcaaatagcctccataatggaggtgctagcgaatgcagccgtgGCCGAGATTtgtaaactcgtagacgacgactatgcagtgtttcgtttggaaataactcaaagccagaaagaaaacagggcaTTGCGGAAGAAAGTACTGGAACTGAAGGTGGCACGGGAACGCGCAGAGAGGACAACACGAGAGCGCGTCCTCGCCAGTCGTGTCAAGATCATGGACCGATacagaggaatggcaagag gtgaaggacatctcactgCAGGCCACAGGAGCTTTGTGAAGCCAGCTGGACACAATTCATGGAGAGTTGACCAACTAATTACTATTGATGAGGGGAGCGGAACCTCAACCCAGCAAGTTATTGTGATAGAG TCTGCAGATGGAGAGGCTGCTGGTCATGAGGTCAAGCAGGAGAggtctgaaggagaggaggacccatGGCACAGCAGAGACATCAAGACTGGAGTAGCTGGAGCACCGCCTGTAGCCACAGAAGACCCCACCACCGCTCCAGCGCAGCCCAGGATCCGACACAGCATCACGGAGATCAGTGGAACGCAGAATGCCGTCctcaagtcagagacagacaccaagacATTAACTGTACACACAGGATCTGACCACAggtcagacccagagagactgggGCTGAGGAGACTGGGCTGTCCTCCTGCTCCTGGCTCAGAGTATTTACCAGTATTTCACCAGAGCCAGAGAAGGGTTAATTCCCGTGGAGATGGTAATGCGTTAGACACTGAAGTTGATGATCCGTCTTGTTCTTACGCTACAGAGATGGACCCTGGCAACATATCCTTGGGTTTAGAGACACAGAATGATCTGTCTAGAGGGGACTGGAaccagtacagtagtagtgtatacACTGATAGTTGCCTAGATAAGAAAGGGGAGGTTATAGTTGTAGATGAGGTGACTGTGAAAGTGGAGAGGGATGTTCCTCCCACATGGAATGCAGATAGTCACCAAGGAGACAGACACTCACAGGGCAGAGATTTCTTAGATTACAGGGAAAGCTTAGAGACAAATCCAAATGTCACGACTCACTCCCCTTTACACGCGCTCAGGGATTGCGACCTAGTGTCCACATCGATGGGGCATTCCGATTCACACCTTTTCGATCAGGTATTGAACTCAAACGACTGGGCTAGAGCCCAGGCTCAGGAAGGGGGAGCAACATCAGGCAATAGTAAAGAGAaacggttcctctgcatgttctgtaacaaaggcttcagctgcctccagaaggtggagatccaccagagggtccacacaggggagaaaccttacagctgtaaccagtgtgagaagaggttctcccgcCAGGACCACCTGAAAAGGCACCAGatggtccacacaggggagaaaccctacagctgtacccagtgtcacatgcgcttTGCCCAGGCTGGTCACCTGAAGATGCACTTGAAGGTCCACACGGGAGAAAGGCATTTTGCTTGTACGCACTgcgggaagaggttctcagagaggagctacctcaggatacaccagcagaaaaaacATTCCACTCTATAA